A genomic segment from Garra rufa chromosome 5, GarRuf1.0, whole genome shotgun sequence encodes:
- the gpr83 gene encoding G-protein coupled receptor 83, with the protein MAFRNTSVDLFSQFYILQNFSMYFNFSLDAMYDRGANYESESHRPTIRALLVVAYSVIIIISLFGNVVVCHVVIKNKRMHSVTSLFIMNLAIADILITLLNTPFTLVRFVYSTWVFGKAMCHVSRFAQYCSVHVSVLTLVAIAIDRHQVVMHPMKQRMSRLQGIAWIGVIWVMGSCFSLPHAIYQKLLRFEFVNNRVRMVCLPSFPHPSDVFWKYLDLVTFVLLYVLPLAIISLSYLVVAKKVWFRNAVGDVTLAQSAAHRRRKKTTLKMLIAVVAVFAVCWFPLNCYVVLLSSKVIQANNALYFTFHWLAMSSTCYNPFIYCWLNHSFRAELRALPLIGRIAKGNAIQQS; encoded by the exons ATGGCATTCCGAAACACCTCCGTGGATTTATTCTCGCAGTTTTATATCTTGCAGAATTTCTCCATGTATTTCAATTTCTCTTTGGACGCGATGTACGACAGAGGAGCGAATTACGAGTCTGAATCCCACAGACCGACCATCAGAGCGCTGCTCGTCGTCGCATATTCCGTTATTATCATCATCTCGCTGTTCGGGAACGTGGTGGTTTGTCACGTTGTTATTAAGAATAAACGGATGCATTCAGTGACAAGTTTGTTCATCATGAATTTAGCCATTGCTGACATTCTTATAACTCTCCTCAACACGCCGTTTACACTG GTTCGGTTTGTTTACAGTACATGGGTGTTTGGAAAGGCGATGTGCCATGTGAGCCGCTTTGCGCAGTATTGTTCTGTTCATGTCTCTGTTCTTACACTGGTCGCTATTGCTATTGATAGACACCAG GTGGTGATGCATCCAATGAAACAGCGGATGTCTCGGCTTCAGGGCATAGCCTGGATTGGTGTCATCTGGGTCATGGGGTCATGCTTCTCTTTACCTCATGCCATCTACCAAAAGCTGCTGCGCTTTGAATTTGT CAATAACAGAGTACGGATGGTATGTCTGCCCAGCTTTCCTCATCCCTCTGATGTCTTTTGGAAGTATCTGGATCTTGTTACATTTGTCCTCCTCTACGTATTGCCTTTAGCAATTATCTCCTTATCGTACCTTGTGGTGGCCAAGAAGGTCTGGTTCCGGAACGCTGTCGGTGATGTCACGCTGGCTCAGTCGGCCGCTCATCGCAGAAGGAAGAAGAcaactttaaaaatgttaattgcaGTTGTGGCTGTGTTTGCAGTCTGCTGGTTTCCTCTAAACTGCTACGTTGTCCTGCTGTCAAGTAAAGTGATCCAGGCTAACAACGCCCTGTACTTCACCTTCCACTGGCTGGCCATGAGCTCTACCTGCTACAACCCCTTTATATACTGCTGGCTCAATCACAGTTTCCGTGCGGAACTCAGAGCCCTGCCTCTAATTGGCCGTATAGCCAAGGGCAATGCCATCCAGCAGTCCTAA